The following proteins are encoded in a genomic region of Oncorhynchus kisutch isolate 150728-3 linkage group LG6, Okis_V2, whole genome shotgun sequence:
- the arhgap32b gene encoding rho GTPase-activating protein 32 isoform X7 → MKSRPTKQKLKQRGILRERVFGCDLGEHLLNSGHDVPQVLKSCTEFIEKHGVVDGMYRLSGIASNIQKLRHEFDSEQIPDLTKDVYIQDIHCVGSLCKLYFRELPNPLLTYQLYEKFSEAVSAATDEERLIKIHDVIQQLPPPHYRTLEFLMRHLSQLATFSYITNMHSKNLAIVWAPNLLRSKQIESACFSGTAAFMEVRIQSVVVEFILNHVDVLFSPKLSSLIREGAGHNSLLRPKSLLVSSPSTKLLTLEEAQARTQAQINSPVTADSKYIEVGEGPAALQGKFHTVIEFPMERKRPPIKSKKSPVGNWRSFFNLGKSSSMSKRKLHRNPSEPSELKAMALAGGRGDTGTLRSAKSEESLTSLHNVEGESKVYRPRRPRSSSDALSASFNGDLLESHTRQHCNSDDNLAQSHSGGATRGGGDSDGDDGPIYVPALISPPRSAGEDVDLSPPDIGMASLDFDPMSFQCSLPDGSFSFPLGLSDVATGATGEGTSPKRSPGSIDNGSALVSPSFLGKFANPFLSPDLSPATGEKAGSKKLVCSVSFSDKPVQAVSPKRSKSDILAPLAISEPFDMEISSRLTESHGVPQPSSPLSGLPWDSPLLMGSVLLRTGEPSLSEAFQMELHCKLSAFDIESQDSTGEESTAQQPPATNSEEQLGAVASLDSPKASPSPLSSSSVSLLPPPPHPKNAARMLALALAESAQQASILTQKRPSQSQPPTPVSPIRPLEPSHSLDWPPPPALRPQTSLEEGPRAGESQTPTLTPTTPNLAPSSPPPSTTPTDKQPCQSVSHESISMSTSAKFPSTSPGANQDMDFTLPASPHHQCTTTPYCPPAHVSPTLRSPDRQQPAMGQVAVSSTGFSTTTPATTPRSKETGVLPQTAPEVHVDEAVWSPSPKLSEQRVAVSQPQIQFHTHPQAQQQSQPHPQPHSHPQPNARVVPTPSEPVERPWEAIKPVQPHVEPVTHAYGPTPPAPPVRSIESKLATAALSHTEAANPAIFHNILTEASTPEALAHPHPPSRKSSTQQSAYLYHTKGEAALLEPPGEAYYHQRAIPVGQPSYHYRPDSVPPHLSYASKSEPQIPYSARTDHRYNTIAHPRSCHQSMKHHGPPRGGEYISPSPGHHGQGYGLMEGAPVYPTIRRVHSLHVPSAIRSVPIQRTEVPPDDELFYYQRPVYQCNTYQQPPHQSSQADYHVTQLQPYFENGRVQYRYSPYSPCANPLDAPYYDVDPYGTIRLRHFHSFSSRDLGPTLSRSGGKAGGYHYLSRHILPPGKEHSFVSRDMPPGHGSKGAAVYFAWNPEDSERLRMHSIHRESRARQKVKGPVMSQYDNVGLFMPGDLGAYETLHLRSKSDPGKAMLMTVEGKDGRYGVPPGSQHAPRHLVSDPDVLMYMETEKHCQGNGTGDKHSNSRTCQVSHSHQAQHPPRYQAHQQDPGDGARSFQPRYEQPDPDRHQNRSKTPGSYQDNDDHQHQSAPVKAQAPPKPERSHSIRERQQQHYSQAATSEPDRDHSYQPHGGQQRHSTMAIQSHYDNLDDYHPAAIPQPQAPMPNPHGVSSASFPTNPGFTGSHSNRAYSTALGQGAFIPAELALQRPETEIHAE, encoded by the exons TTCCCCAGGTACTCAAGAGCTGCACGGAGTTCATCGAGAAACATGGCGTGGTGGACGGCATGTACCGCCTCTCTGGAATCGCCTCCAACATCCAGAAACTacg GCATGAGTTTGACTCGGAGCAGATCCCCGACCTGACCAAAGACGTGTACATCCAGGACATCCACTGCGTGGGCTCATTGTGCAAGCTCTACTTCCGCGAGTTGCCCAACCCCCTGCTCACCTATCAGCTCTACGAGAAATTCTCC GAGGCCGTGTCAGCAGCCACAGACGAGGAGCGGCTTATCAAAATACATGATGTCATTCAGCAGCTGCCGCCTCCGCATTACAG GACTCTGGAGTTCCTCATGAGGCACCTGTCCCAACTGGCCACCTTCAGCTACATCACCAACATGCACAGCAAGAACCTGGCCATCGTCTGGGCCCCCAACCTATTGAG GTCCAAGCAGATAGAGTCGGCCTGCTTCAGCGGCACGGCAGCCTTCATGGAGGTCCGCATCCAGTCGGTGGTGGTGGAGTTCATACTGAACCATGTAGACGTCCTCTTCAGCCCCAAGCTCAGCTCGCTCATACGGGAGGGAGCAG GACACAACTCGTTGTTGCGGCCCAAGTCCCTGCTGGTGTCGTCCCCCTCCACCAAGCTGCTGACCCTGGAGGAGGCCCAGGCCCGGACCCAGGCACAGATCAACTCCCCCGTCACGGCCGATAGCAAGTACATTGAGGTGGGGGAGGGTCCGGCTGCGCTGCAGGGCAAGTTCCACACCGTCATCGAGTTCCCTATGGAGAG GAAAAGGCCCCCCATCAAGTCCAAGAAGTCGCCGGTGGGAAACTGGCGCTCCTTCTTCAACCTGGGCAAGTCATCGTCTATGTCCAAGCGCAAACTGCACCGCAACCCCAGCGAACCCAGTGAGCTCAAGGCCATGGCCCTGGCAG GAGGCAGAGGGGACACGGGGACACTGCGATCGGCCAAAAGCGAGGAGTCGCTCACCTCGCTACACAACGTTGAAG GAGAGTCGAAGGTGTACCGTCCTCGGCGGCCCCGCTCCAGCAGCGATGCCCTGTCGGCTTCCTTCAACGGTGACCTGCTGGAGAGCCACACCCGGCAGCACTGCAACTCCGATGACAATCTGGCCCAGAGCCACAGCGGGGGCGCCACCCGCGGCGGAGGGGACAGCGATGGGGACGACGGGCCCATCTATGTTCCAGCCCTGATTTCGCCCCCACGTTCAGCCGGCGAGGACGTGGACCTTAGCCCCCCAGACATCGGCATGGCCTCGTTGGACTTTGACCCCATGTCGTTCCAGTGTAGCCTGCCCGACGgctccttctccttccccctgGGGCTGAGCGATGTCGCTACGGGCGCGACTGGTGAGGGCACCAGCCCGAAGAGGAGCCCAGGCAGCATTGACAACGGCTCGGCGCtcgtctctccttccttcctgggGAAGTTCGCCAACCCCTTCTTGTCGCCTGACCTCAGCCCGGCCACGGGAGAGAAAGCAGGGAGCAAGAAGCTGGTCTGCTCGGTGTCTTTCTCTGACAAACCCGTACAGGCTGTGTCCCCTAAAAGGTCAAAGTCGGACATTTTGGCTCCTCTGGCCATTTCGGAGCCGTTTGACATGGAGATTTCTAGTAGGCTTACAGAAAGCCATGGTGTTCCCCagccttcttcccctctctcgggACTGCCCTGGGACTCTCCTCTGTTAATGGGCTCAGTGTTGCTGAGGACAGGGGAGCCGTCGCTGAGCGAGGCCTTTCAGATGGAGCTGCACTGTAAGCTCTCTGCCTTCGACATTGAGAGCCAAGACTCCACAGGGGAGGAGAGCACTGCCCAGCAACCTCCAGCAACCAATAGCGAGGAACAATTAG GAGCCGTAGCTAGTCTGGATTCTCCAAAAGCCTCCCCCAGCCCTCTCAGCTCCTCCTCtgtgtccctcctccctcccccgccCCATCCGAAGAACGCCGCCCGCATGTTGGCCCTGGCCCTGGCAGAGTCCGCCCAGCAGGCCTCTATCCTGACCCAGAAGAGGccctcccagtcccagcccccCACGCCAGTGTCCCCCATTAGACCCCTGGAGCCCTCACACTCCCTGGACTGGCCCCCTCCCCCAGCTCTGCGCCCCCAGACGTCCCTCGAGGAGGGACCCAGGGCAGGAGAATCCCAGACACCAACCTTAACCCCCACCACCCCAAACCTtgccccttcctcccctcccccttccaccACCCCTACTGACAAACAGCCTTGCCAGTCAGTGAGCCATGAGTCCATCAGTATGTCCACCAGTGCAAAGTTCCCCTCCACTTCTCCCGGAGCCAACCAGGATATGGATTTCACCCTACCAGCTTCCCCCCACCACCAGTGTACCACCACTCCCTACTGCCCTCCAGCCCATGTGTCCCCCACTCTGAGGAGTCCAGACAGGCAGCAGCCCGCCATGGGCCAGGTAGCGGTCAGCAGCACTGGAttctccaccaccaccccagccACCACTCCCAGGAGCAAGGAGACGGGTGTCCTGCCACAGACTGCTCCTGAG GTCCATGTAGATGAGGCCGTCTGGTCGCCATCTCCGAAACTGTCAGAGCAGCGAGTTGCAGTTTCACAGCCTCAAATACAGTTCCATACTCATCCACAGGCCCAGCAACAGTCCCAGCCTCATCCCCAGCCCCACTCCCATCCCCAGCCTAACGCCAGAGTGGTCCCCACCCCATCCGAGCCAGTGGAGAGACCATGGGAGGCCATAAAGCCAGTTCAGCCCCACGTGGAGCCTGTGACCCACGCCTATGGGCCCACGCCGCCAGCGCCTCCCGTCCGCTCCATTGAGAGCAAATTGGCAACTGCCGCCCTCAGCCACACAGAGGCCGCCAACCCCGCCATCTTCCACAACATCCTGACAGAGGCCTCCACGCCTGAGGCCCTCGCCCATCCTCACCCTCCCTCGCGTAAGTCTTCCACCCAGCAGTCAGCCTACCTGTACCACACCAAGGGAGAGGCTGCCTTACTGGAACCTCCCGGGGAGGCCTACTACCACCAACGGGCCATTCCCGTGGGGCAGCCTTCGTACCACTACCGGCCAGATAgtgttcccccacacctctcctaCGCGTCAAAGTCGGAGCCCCAGATACCTTACAGTGCCCGCACGGACCACCGCTACAACACCATAGCTCATCCCAGGTCCTGCCACCAGTCAATGAAGCATCATGGGCCTCCCAGGGGTGGTGAGTACATATCACCCAGCCCGGGACACCATGGCCAGGGCTATGGACTCATGGAGGGAGCTCCGGTCTACCCCACTATCCGTAGGGTGCACTCGCTGCACGTGCCCTCAGCAATCCGCTCGGTGCCCATCCAGCGGACCGAGGTGCCTCCCGACGACGAGCTCTTCTACTACCAGCGGCCCGTCTACCAGTGCAATACCTACCAACAGCCGCCGCACCAGTCCTCACAGGCTGACTACCACGTCACCCAACTCCAGCCTTACTTTGAGAATGGCCGGGTGCAGTACCGTTACAGCCCCTATTCGCCTTGCGCCAACCCGCTGGACGCCCCTTACTACGACGTGGACCCCTACGGGACCATCCGGCTGAGGCACTTCCACTCGTTCAGCAGTCGGGACCTGGGCCCCACCCTCAGCCGGTCGGGGGGCAAGGCGGGCGGCTACCACTACCTGTCCCGCCACATCCTCCCGCCGGGGAAGGAGCACAGCTTTGTCAGCAGAGACATGCCCCCGGGCCATGGCTCAAAGGGAGCCGCCGTCTACTTCGCATGGAACCCAGAGGACTCAGAAAGGCTCCGGATGCACTCCATCCACAGAGAGAGCCGGGCCAGGCAGAAGGTCAAGGGACCTGTCATGTCTCAGTATGACAACGTGGGCCTGTTCATGCCTGGCGACCTGGGAGCGTACGAAACCCTACACCTGCGCAGTAAGTCGGACCCCGGCAAAGCCATGCTGATGACTGTCGAGGGTAAAGACGGGCGCTACGGAGTACCGCCGGGCTCCCAGCACGCTCCCCGACACCTTGTGTCTGACCCCGACGTCCTCATGTACATGGAGACAGAGAAGCACTGTCAGGGAAATGGCACCGGGGACAAACATAGCAACTCCAGGACCTGCCAGGTCTCTCACTCGCACCAAGCCCAACACCCACCCCGTTACCAGGCCCATCAGCAGGACCCCGGGGACGGAGCTCGGAGCTTCCAACCTCGCTACGAACAGCCCGATCCAGACCGCCACCAGAACAGGTCCAAAACCCCCGGTAGTTACCAGGACAATGATGACCACCAACACCAGTCGGCCCCCGTCAAAGCGCAGGCCCCTCCCAAGCCCGAGCGGTCGCACAGCATCCGAGAGCGCCAGCAGCAGCACTATAGCCAAGCTGCCACTTCCGAACCAGACAGAGACCACTCATACCAGCCCCACGGTGGGCAGCAGAGACACAGCACCATGGCGATACAGTCCCACTACGACAACCTGGATGATTACCACCCAGCAGCAATACCTCAGCCACAGGCCCCCATGCCAAACCCCCACGGGGTCTCCTCtgcttctttccccaccaaccctGGCTTCACGGGCAGCCACAGCAACCGCGCGTACTCCACTGCCTTGGGCCAGGGCGCCTTCATCCCAGCGGAACTGGCCCTGCAGAGGCCCGAGACAGAAATACACGCTGAATGA